One Colius striatus isolate bColStr4 chromosome 10, bColStr4.1.hap1, whole genome shotgun sequence genomic region harbors:
- the DEPDC1 gene encoding DEP domain-containing protein 1A isoform X4 yields the protein MASRPPGPGPYRATKLWNEITKYFRAGMPLRKHRQHFRKHGSCFTAAEAVDWLHEVLRSNSNFGPEVTRQQTVQLLRKFLKNHVIEDIKGRWGSENLEDNGVLYRFPSTSPVKPLPSSCPLKENSENFSRDKEKPFKLTHLSRRTFKKHELLQALDNLEKAKPDKREENKEETLHRKEISEEYVQETWRNIILIHLQTILGLPSLEEVLQPTHIVPEYVIYNMTNTSKHGVVILQDKSEDLPHWVLSAMKCLAYWPRNNDMSQATYSGFERDVFRTVADYFLSLPEPLLTFEYYELFVNILDLLQPHLERIAVEALQICCLLLPPPNRRKLQLLMRMISRISENVDMPRLHDAMGTRSLMIQTFSRCVLCCAEEVDLDELLSTRLVSFLMDHQQEIFKVPTYLQVAVRDHIEYVKMAQCKYAEEEICAILPTYSYCKQITPQEFEEQKVSTSQAAVAELLENIIKDKNLSVKEKKKKLKQFQKEYPLIYQNRFPTTETEAMLFENKPTIKPPMLSLRKPRFHSLRY from the exons ATGGCGAGCCGGCCGCCCGGGCCCGGGCCCTACCGCGCCACCAAGCTG TGGAATGAAATTACAAAGTACTTCCGAGCAGGCATGCCACTGAGGAAACACAGGCAGCACTTCAGAAAACACGGGAGCTGCTTTActgcagcagaagctgtagACTGGCTCCATGAAGTATTAAGAAGTAACAGTAACTTTGGTCCTGAAGTTACTAGGCAGCAGACTGTCCAGTTATTAAGAAAGTTTCTCAAGAATCATGTCATTGAAGATATCAAAGGGAGATGGGGCTCTGAAAATTTAGAAGACAACGGTGTACTCTACAG ATTTCCTTCAACATCTCCAGTTAAACCTCTACCAAGCTCGTGTCCACTAAAAGAGAACTCGGAAAACTTCTctagagacaaagaaaaaccttttaaaCTGACACATTTATCCAggagaacttttaaaaaacatgagTTACTCCAGGCTCTG GACAACctagaaaaagcaaaaccagataaaagagaggaaaacaaagaagagaCATTGCACAGGAAGGAAATAAGCGAGGAATATGTGCAAGAAACTTGGAGAAATATAATTCTAATACA TTTGCAAACCATCTTAGGCCTCCCATCTCTGGAAGAAGTTTTGCAGCCAACTCATATAGTTCCAGAGTATGTCATATACAATATGACCAACACAAGCAAACACGGTGTTGTTATTTTGCAGGACAAATCAG AAGATCTCCCTCACTGGGTGTTGTCAGCAATGAAATGCCTCGCGTACT GGCCTAGAAATAATGACATGAGCCAAGCAACTTACAGTGGGTTTGAACGGGATGTGTTCCGAACGGTTGCCGATTACTTTCTCAGTCTCCCTGAGCCATTACTTACTTTTGAATACTATGAactttttgttaatattttag ATCTCCTTCAGCCTCATCTAGAAAGAATTGCCGTTGAAGCACTACAGATATGTTGTTTGTTGCTTCCGCCACCAAACCGTAGAAAGCTTCAGCTCCTCATGCGTATGATCTCCCGCATCAGTGAGAACGTTGACATGCCACGGCTGCACGATGCCATGGGCACGCGTTCCTTG ATGATACAGACGTTTTCTCGGTGCGTGCTCTGCTGTGCAGAAGAAGTAGATCTCGATGAGCTACTTTCTACACGACTGGTTTCATTTCTCATGGACCATCAACAAGAGATATTTAAAGTGCCAACTTACCTGCAGGTTGCAGTGCGAGATCACATTGAATACGTGAAGATGGCTCAG TGCAAATATGCAGAGGAAGAAATTTGTGCCATACTGCCAACGTATTCGTACTGCAAACAGATAACTCCTCAGGAGTTTGAAGAGCAGAAGGTTTCTACCTCTCAAGCTGCAGTGGCAGAGCTCCTGGAGAACATCATCAAAGATAAAAACttgtctgtgaaagaaaaaaagaaaaagttaaaacag ttTCAGAAGGAATACCCTCTCATCTACCAGAACAGGTTTCCAACTACAGAAACTGAAGCAATGCTATTTGAGAACAAACCTACCATCAAACCACCAATGCTTAGCCTAAGAAAGCCAAGGTTCCACAGCCTAAGATATTAA
- the DEPDC1 gene encoding DEP domain-containing protein 1A isoform X2 gives MASRPPGPGPYRATKLWNEITKYFRAGMPLRKHRQHFRKHGSCFTAAEAVDWLHEVLRSNSNFGPEVTRQQTVQLLRKFLKNHVIEDIKGRWGSENLEDNGVLYRFPSTSPVKPLPSSCPLKENSENFSRDKEKPFKLTHLSRRTFKKHELLQALDNLEKAKPDKREENKEETLHRKEISEEYVQETWRNIILIHLQTILGLPSLEEVLQPTHIVPEYVIYNMTNTSKHGVVILQDKSEDLPHWVLSAMKCLAYWPRNNDMSQATYSGFERDVFRTVADYFLSLPEPLLTFEYYELFVNILDICSGKRSVQDDQCHPQPSKILHLNSFKSTECLLLSLVCKEPDKKWKERVTSKKSPSEELTAQKQCAKRFQQYKLTQKQGSADHPMGGSCQNLSAFRNERDPPQTFRTRCYSLERIGDTASVQCNKGEFDSLWQRHVNTVLRTRNRKQSLPNEHKADSVLEVGFDNTCQNQTHDIKTVSVSTLRDQELFTENHTSTQMCKSLSLLGKKNSKSCTSINVPVAEITVKPRSQLCGQRKPSTFGLATAVDTRTEVSDITIKKRLCKSTTELSECSFTHSSYLLAGTQNLLQPHLERIAVEALQICCLLLPPPNRRKLQLLMRMISRISENVDMPRLHDAMGTRSLMIQTFSRCVLCCAEEVDLDELLSTRLVSFLMDHQQEIFKVPTYLQVAVRDHIEYVKMAQCKYAEEEICAILPTYSYCKQITPQEFEEQKVSTSQAAVAELLENIIKDKNLSVKEKKKKLKQFQKEYPLIYQNRFPTTETEAMLFENKPTIKPPMLSLRKPRFHSLRY, from the exons ATGGCGAGCCGGCCGCCCGGGCCCGGGCCCTACCGCGCCACCAAGCTG TGGAATGAAATTACAAAGTACTTCCGAGCAGGCATGCCACTGAGGAAACACAGGCAGCACTTCAGAAAACACGGGAGCTGCTTTActgcagcagaagctgtagACTGGCTCCATGAAGTATTAAGAAGTAACAGTAACTTTGGTCCTGAAGTTACTAGGCAGCAGACTGTCCAGTTATTAAGAAAGTTTCTCAAGAATCATGTCATTGAAGATATCAAAGGGAGATGGGGCTCTGAAAATTTAGAAGACAACGGTGTACTCTACAG ATTTCCTTCAACATCTCCAGTTAAACCTCTACCAAGCTCGTGTCCACTAAAAGAGAACTCGGAAAACTTCTctagagacaaagaaaaaccttttaaaCTGACACATTTATCCAggagaacttttaaaaaacatgagTTACTCCAGGCTCTG GACAACctagaaaaagcaaaaccagataaaagagaggaaaacaaagaagagaCATTGCACAGGAAGGAAATAAGCGAGGAATATGTGCAAGAAACTTGGAGAAATATAATTCTAATACA TTTGCAAACCATCTTAGGCCTCCCATCTCTGGAAGAAGTTTTGCAGCCAACTCATATAGTTCCAGAGTATGTCATATACAATATGACCAACACAAGCAAACACGGTGTTGTTATTTTGCAGGACAAATCAG AAGATCTCCCTCACTGGGTGTTGTCAGCAATGAAATGCCTCGCGTACT GGCCTAGAAATAATGACATGAGCCAAGCAACTTACAGTGGGTTTGAACGGGATGTGTTCCGAACGGTTGCCGATTACTTTCTCAGTCTCCCTGAGCCATTACTTACTTTTGAATACTATGAactttttgttaatattttag ATATATGCAGTGGAAAACGTTCTGTCCAAGATGACCAGTGTCACCCACAACCTTCAAAAATTCTTCACTTGAACTCTTTCAAGTCAACTGAATGTCTTCTTCTAAGCCTGGTTTGCAAAGAGCCTgataaaaaatggaaagaacGTGTAACTTCCAAGAAGTCCCCTTCGGAAGAGCTAACTGCTCAAAAACAATGTGCAAAGAGAtttcagcaatataaactgACACAGAAACAAGGTAGTGCTGATCATCCTATGGGAGGAAGCTGTCAGAATCTTTCAGCTTTCAGGAATGAACGAGATCCACCTCAAACATTTAGGACAAGGTGTTACTCTTTGGAAAGGATTGGAGATACTGCCTCAGTTCAATGTAATAAAGGAGAATTCGATTCCCTTTGGCAAAGGCATGTGAACACTGTCCTGAGaacaagaaatagaaaacaatCACTACCCAATGAGCATAAAGCTGATTCTGTATTGGAGGTGGGTTTTGATAATACATGTCAAAACCAAACCCATGATATCAAGACAGTGTCTGTCTCAACTCTTCGTGATCAAGAGCTGTTTACTGAAAATCACACATCGACACAGATGTGCAAGTCTCTGAGTTTACTTGGCAAGAAGAACTCAAAAAGTTGCACTAGCATTAATGTACCAGTTGCTGAAATCACAGTAAAGCCAAGGTCTCAACTTTGTGGGCAGAGAAAACCAAGTACCTTTGGCCTGGCTACTGCAGTGGACACAAGGACTGAGGTGTCTGATATCACCATCAAAAAGAGACTCTGCAAAAGTACCACAGAACTCTCAGAATGCTCTTTCACTCACTCTTCTTATTTGTTGGCTGGCACGCAAA ATCTCCTTCAGCCTCATCTAGAAAGAATTGCCGTTGAAGCACTACAGATATGTTGTTTGTTGCTTCCGCCACCAAACCGTAGAAAGCTTCAGCTCCTCATGCGTATGATCTCCCGCATCAGTGAGAACGTTGACATGCCACGGCTGCACGATGCCATGGGCACGCGTTCCTTG ATGATACAGACGTTTTCTCGGTGCGTGCTCTGCTGTGCAGAAGAAGTAGATCTCGATGAGCTACTTTCTACACGACTGGTTTCATTTCTCATGGACCATCAACAAGAGATATTTAAAGTGCCAACTTACCTGCAGGTTGCAGTGCGAGATCACATTGAATACGTGAAGATGGCTCAG TGCAAATATGCAGAGGAAGAAATTTGTGCCATACTGCCAACGTATTCGTACTGCAAACAGATAACTCCTCAGGAGTTTGAAGAGCAGAAGGTTTCTACCTCTCAAGCTGCAGTGGCAGAGCTCCTGGAGAACATCATCAAAGATAAAAACttgtctgtgaaagaaaaaaagaaaaagttaaaacag ttTCAGAAGGAATACCCTCTCATCTACCAGAACAGGTTTCCAACTACAGAAACTGAAGCAATGCTATTTGAGAACAAACCTACCATCAAACCACCAATGCTTAGCCTAAGAAAGCCAAGGTTCCACAGCCTAAGATATTAA
- the DEPDC1 gene encoding DEP domain-containing protein 1A isoform X1, with amino-acid sequence MASRPPGPGPYRATKLWNEITKYFRAGMPLRKHRQHFRKHGSCFTAAEAVDWLHEVLRSNSNFGPEVTRQQTVQLLRKFLKNHVIEDIKGRWGSENLEDNGVLYRFPSTSPVKPLPSSCPLKENSENFSRDKEKPFKLTHLSRRTFKKHELLQALDNLEKAKPDKREENKEETLHRKEISEEYVQETWRNIILIHLQTILGLPSLEEVLQPTHIVPEYVIYNMTNTSKHGVVILQDKSEDLPHWVLSAMKCLAYWPRNNDMSQATYSGFERDVFRTVADYFLSLPEPLLTFEYYELFVNILVMCGYMIIPDICSGKRSVQDDQCHPQPSKILHLNSFKSTECLLLSLVCKEPDKKWKERVTSKKSPSEELTAQKQCAKRFQQYKLTQKQGSADHPMGGSCQNLSAFRNERDPPQTFRTRCYSLERIGDTASVQCNKGEFDSLWQRHVNTVLRTRNRKQSLPNEHKADSVLEVGFDNTCQNQTHDIKTVSVSTLRDQELFTENHTSTQMCKSLSLLGKKNSKSCTSINVPVAEITVKPRSQLCGQRKPSTFGLATAVDTRTEVSDITIKKRLCKSTTELSECSFTHSSYLLAGTQNLLQPHLERIAVEALQICCLLLPPPNRRKLQLLMRMISRISENVDMPRLHDAMGTRSLMIQTFSRCVLCCAEEVDLDELLSTRLVSFLMDHQQEIFKVPTYLQVAVRDHIEYVKMAQCKYAEEEICAILPTYSYCKQITPQEFEEQKVSTSQAAVAELLENIIKDKNLSVKEKKKKLKQFQKEYPLIYQNRFPTTETEAMLFENKPTIKPPMLSLRKPRFHSLRY; translated from the exons ATGGCGAGCCGGCCGCCCGGGCCCGGGCCCTACCGCGCCACCAAGCTG TGGAATGAAATTACAAAGTACTTCCGAGCAGGCATGCCACTGAGGAAACACAGGCAGCACTTCAGAAAACACGGGAGCTGCTTTActgcagcagaagctgtagACTGGCTCCATGAAGTATTAAGAAGTAACAGTAACTTTGGTCCTGAAGTTACTAGGCAGCAGACTGTCCAGTTATTAAGAAAGTTTCTCAAGAATCATGTCATTGAAGATATCAAAGGGAGATGGGGCTCTGAAAATTTAGAAGACAACGGTGTACTCTACAG ATTTCCTTCAACATCTCCAGTTAAACCTCTACCAAGCTCGTGTCCACTAAAAGAGAACTCGGAAAACTTCTctagagacaaagaaaaaccttttaaaCTGACACATTTATCCAggagaacttttaaaaaacatgagTTACTCCAGGCTCTG GACAACctagaaaaagcaaaaccagataaaagagaggaaaacaaagaagagaCATTGCACAGGAAGGAAATAAGCGAGGAATATGTGCAAGAAACTTGGAGAAATATAATTCTAATACA TTTGCAAACCATCTTAGGCCTCCCATCTCTGGAAGAAGTTTTGCAGCCAACTCATATAGTTCCAGAGTATGTCATATACAATATGACCAACACAAGCAAACACGGTGTTGTTATTTTGCAGGACAAATCAG AAGATCTCCCTCACTGGGTGTTGTCAGCAATGAAATGCCTCGCGTACT GGCCTAGAAATAATGACATGAGCCAAGCAACTTACAGTGGGTTTGAACGGGATGTGTTCCGAACGGTTGCCGATTACTTTCTCAGTCTCCCTGAGCCATTACTTACTTTTGAATACTATGAactttttgttaatattttag TTATGTGTGGCTACATGATAATTCCAGATATATGCAGTGGAAAACGTTCTGTCCAAGATGACCAGTGTCACCCACAACCTTCAAAAATTCTTCACTTGAACTCTTTCAAGTCAACTGAATGTCTTCTTCTAAGCCTGGTTTGCAAAGAGCCTgataaaaaatggaaagaacGTGTAACTTCCAAGAAGTCCCCTTCGGAAGAGCTAACTGCTCAAAAACAATGTGCAAAGAGAtttcagcaatataaactgACACAGAAACAAGGTAGTGCTGATCATCCTATGGGAGGAAGCTGTCAGAATCTTTCAGCTTTCAGGAATGAACGAGATCCACCTCAAACATTTAGGACAAGGTGTTACTCTTTGGAAAGGATTGGAGATACTGCCTCAGTTCAATGTAATAAAGGAGAATTCGATTCCCTTTGGCAAAGGCATGTGAACACTGTCCTGAGaacaagaaatagaaaacaatCACTACCCAATGAGCATAAAGCTGATTCTGTATTGGAGGTGGGTTTTGATAATACATGTCAAAACCAAACCCATGATATCAAGACAGTGTCTGTCTCAACTCTTCGTGATCAAGAGCTGTTTACTGAAAATCACACATCGACACAGATGTGCAAGTCTCTGAGTTTACTTGGCAAGAAGAACTCAAAAAGTTGCACTAGCATTAATGTACCAGTTGCTGAAATCACAGTAAAGCCAAGGTCTCAACTTTGTGGGCAGAGAAAACCAAGTACCTTTGGCCTGGCTACTGCAGTGGACACAAGGACTGAGGTGTCTGATATCACCATCAAAAAGAGACTCTGCAAAAGTACCACAGAACTCTCAGAATGCTCTTTCACTCACTCTTCTTATTTGTTGGCTGGCACGCAAA ATCTCCTTCAGCCTCATCTAGAAAGAATTGCCGTTGAAGCACTACAGATATGTTGTTTGTTGCTTCCGCCACCAAACCGTAGAAAGCTTCAGCTCCTCATGCGTATGATCTCCCGCATCAGTGAGAACGTTGACATGCCACGGCTGCACGATGCCATGGGCACGCGTTCCTTG ATGATACAGACGTTTTCTCGGTGCGTGCTCTGCTGTGCAGAAGAAGTAGATCTCGATGAGCTACTTTCTACACGACTGGTTTCATTTCTCATGGACCATCAACAAGAGATATTTAAAGTGCCAACTTACCTGCAGGTTGCAGTGCGAGATCACATTGAATACGTGAAGATGGCTCAG TGCAAATATGCAGAGGAAGAAATTTGTGCCATACTGCCAACGTATTCGTACTGCAAACAGATAACTCCTCAGGAGTTTGAAGAGCAGAAGGTTTCTACCTCTCAAGCTGCAGTGGCAGAGCTCCTGGAGAACATCATCAAAGATAAAAACttgtctgtgaaagaaaaaaagaaaaagttaaaacag ttTCAGAAGGAATACCCTCTCATCTACCAGAACAGGTTTCCAACTACAGAAACTGAAGCAATGCTATTTGAGAACAAACCTACCATCAAACCACCAATGCTTAGCCTAAGAAAGCCAAGGTTCCACAGCCTAAGATATTAA
- the DEPDC1 gene encoding DEP domain-containing protein 1A isoform X3 — MASRPPGPGPYRATKLWNEITKYFRAGMPLRKHRQHFRKHGSCFTAAEAVDWLHEVLRSNSNFGPEVTRQQTVQLLRKFLKNHVIEDIKGRWGSENLEDNGVLYRFPSTSPVKPLPSSCPLKENSENFSRDKEKPFKLTHLSRRTFKKHELLQALDNLEKAKPDKREENKEETLHRKEISEEYVQETWRNIILIHLQTILGLPSLEEVLQPTHIVPEYVIYNMTNTSKHGVVILQDKSEDLPHWVLSAMKCLAYWPRNNDMSQATYSGFERDVFRTVADYFLSLPEPLLTFEYYELFVNILVMCGYMIIPDICSGKRSVQDDQCHPQPSKILHLNSFKSTECLLLSLVCKEPDKKWKERVTSKKSPSEELTAQKQCAKRFQQYKLTQKQGSADHPMGGSCQNLSAFRNERDPPQTFRTRCYSLERIGDTASVQCNKGEFDSLWQRHVNTVLRTRNRKQSLPNEHKADSVLEVGFDNTCQNQTHDIKTVSVSTLRDQELFTENHTSTQMCKSLSLLGKKNSKSCTSINVPVAEITVKPRSQLCGQRKPSTFGLATAVDTRTEVSDITIKKRLCKSTTELSECSFTHSSYLLAGTQSKMAF, encoded by the exons ATGGCGAGCCGGCCGCCCGGGCCCGGGCCCTACCGCGCCACCAAGCTG TGGAATGAAATTACAAAGTACTTCCGAGCAGGCATGCCACTGAGGAAACACAGGCAGCACTTCAGAAAACACGGGAGCTGCTTTActgcagcagaagctgtagACTGGCTCCATGAAGTATTAAGAAGTAACAGTAACTTTGGTCCTGAAGTTACTAGGCAGCAGACTGTCCAGTTATTAAGAAAGTTTCTCAAGAATCATGTCATTGAAGATATCAAAGGGAGATGGGGCTCTGAAAATTTAGAAGACAACGGTGTACTCTACAG ATTTCCTTCAACATCTCCAGTTAAACCTCTACCAAGCTCGTGTCCACTAAAAGAGAACTCGGAAAACTTCTctagagacaaagaaaaaccttttaaaCTGACACATTTATCCAggagaacttttaaaaaacatgagTTACTCCAGGCTCTG GACAACctagaaaaagcaaaaccagataaaagagaggaaaacaaagaagagaCATTGCACAGGAAGGAAATAAGCGAGGAATATGTGCAAGAAACTTGGAGAAATATAATTCTAATACA TTTGCAAACCATCTTAGGCCTCCCATCTCTGGAAGAAGTTTTGCAGCCAACTCATATAGTTCCAGAGTATGTCATATACAATATGACCAACACAAGCAAACACGGTGTTGTTATTTTGCAGGACAAATCAG AAGATCTCCCTCACTGGGTGTTGTCAGCAATGAAATGCCTCGCGTACT GGCCTAGAAATAATGACATGAGCCAAGCAACTTACAGTGGGTTTGAACGGGATGTGTTCCGAACGGTTGCCGATTACTTTCTCAGTCTCCCTGAGCCATTACTTACTTTTGAATACTATGAactttttgttaatattttag TTATGTGTGGCTACATGATAATTCCAGATATATGCAGTGGAAAACGTTCTGTCCAAGATGACCAGTGTCACCCACAACCTTCAAAAATTCTTCACTTGAACTCTTTCAAGTCAACTGAATGTCTTCTTCTAAGCCTGGTTTGCAAAGAGCCTgataaaaaatggaaagaacGTGTAACTTCCAAGAAGTCCCCTTCGGAAGAGCTAACTGCTCAAAAACAATGTGCAAAGAGAtttcagcaatataaactgACACAGAAACAAGGTAGTGCTGATCATCCTATGGGAGGAAGCTGTCAGAATCTTTCAGCTTTCAGGAATGAACGAGATCCACCTCAAACATTTAGGACAAGGTGTTACTCTTTGGAAAGGATTGGAGATACTGCCTCAGTTCAATGTAATAAAGGAGAATTCGATTCCCTTTGGCAAAGGCATGTGAACACTGTCCTGAGaacaagaaatagaaaacaatCACTACCCAATGAGCATAAAGCTGATTCTGTATTGGAGGTGGGTTTTGATAATACATGTCAAAACCAAACCCATGATATCAAGACAGTGTCTGTCTCAACTCTTCGTGATCAAGAGCTGTTTACTGAAAATCACACATCGACACAGATGTGCAAGTCTCTGAGTTTACTTGGCAAGAAGAACTCAAAAAGTTGCACTAGCATTAATGTACCAGTTGCTGAAATCACAGTAAAGCCAAGGTCTCAACTTTGTGGGCAGAGAAAACCAAGTACCTTTGGCCTGGCTACTGCAGTGGACACAAGGACTGAGGTGTCTGATATCACCATCAAAAAGAGACTCTGCAAAAGTACCACAGAACTCTCAGAATGCTCTTTCACTCACTCTTCTTATTTGTTGGCTGGCACGCAAAGTAAGATGGCTTTCTAA